One genomic window of Halictus rubicundus isolate RS-2024b chromosome 12, iyHalRubi1_principal, whole genome shotgun sequence includes the following:
- the Raskol gene encoding ras GTPase-activating protein raskol isoform X4: MLHNSGFRIGEVSGYRSPRRRNAFAFSVVEFVEPGNICCAFSRGTVRMTRRKMCVKPMEENEEEKVVSMIINYFAARNFFSKRSFRSNPLKRTKSVTKLERQKQRGAGLRGCRSHESLLCGQAVTSMDLAAVTPLHPSLLGRPHCFQVTPSTGGPKYFSCRTAHERDQWLHSLRKSVQPDAEQTRRTDNSLQIWLLEAKGVAAKKRYFCEVCLDSTLYARTTAKLKADLCFWGEHFDFHHLPSVNTIQVNLYREADRKKKRDKNVLIGSVSIPVHNVTSRYLTEKWYPVVGDKGPLKEPPTLRVKCRFQSVDILPVQVYQEFLEYLKSDYKSLCEKLEPVIAVKAKEDIATALVAVMQREKKAPQFLADLVMMDIHRIDDERLTFRGNSLATKAMEAYLKLTGDRYLQETLGAVVRGAVEGGDCEVDPLKVASVAALHKQQQNLRNAVDLAWGKILGSHTHFPLELRECFRIFRERLADMGREDIADNLISANIFLRFLCPAILSPSLFNITHEYPNEKAARNLTLVAKTLQTLANFTRFQGKENFMEFMNDLLEREAASMKNFLQLISSPLPKDAPANNSLEFDGYIDLGKQLSLLHALLRESLVSISSSSSSLPPSRLPEILERISMALDQPGPSPVPTSHRYPNLQNNIFRYNDPTIANSNTNLSVSATSTLSNHSTLNGTIRDSNEVLQSNTLGHNSSRSPNVARAATLPRNAYMPANGKLQLQITTDDYPLEPPAFVSRSPTPIVRQHRGIGTNRAAAGYRLTASASLANVNHCQTHPTSPTRSESHSNLKDSNYNITTSQNNQPNICTIVSQQQQQNHRHNMARLQNLDIHDREDNYNHNNYNVSRSASRNHCNKEENANQTQHQNYNNVSKTTVNANVVVNPSSNLTLSINHQPNNNYNNSKTNNTTANGNLDELSDLLRYADDEVSESKSQKGSQISISQLSNVASSGYQSFAAYSQSSSPVDLSSNNANAHILSAAPLAFANPVYHMEPNHGRSGRRGSSSSEERDGSGGGVEGVRGVDLSPSPPPQNNVRNLQRNNQNQWRQNNQTHRNNSEQNQNVCCTKLRRRLSLDSTRDLSDTSEEESCTTRRSKSRSHRSIDQYEVEIERLQSSVDRLRARLGATEDTDIDGVASDTKMKSIISRLISVEEELRREQQKMSAALSYKQRVIDAQEQQIAALDAANSRLMTSNTRLLSALSTLKQRYNAKSQPSSEAAALLQNIADIGELKSSSC; this comes from the exons AATTTCTTCTCGAAGAGGTCGTTCCGCTCGAACCCGCTGAAGAGGACGAAGAGCGTGACGAAGCTCGAGCGACAGAAGCAACGTGGCGCCGGTCTTCGGGGTTGCCGTTCACACGAGTCCCTCCTCTGCGGACAGGCGGTGACCTCGATGGACCTCGCGGCCGTGACACCGCTGCATCCAAGCCTGCTTGGCAGACCTCACTGCTTCCAGGTCACACCCAGCACCGGTGGGCCCAAGTATTTTAGTTGCAGGACCGCTCACGAACGGGACCAGTGGTTACACAG TTTAAGGAAATCCGTTCAACCGGATGCGGAGCAGACAAGGCGCACGGACAATTCTCTTCAGATCTGGCTGCTTGAGGCGAAAGGTGTGGCGGCGAAGAAGCGATATTTTTGCGAGGTCTGTCTAGACAGCACCCTGTACGCGAGAACCACCGCGAAACTGAAGGCCGACCTTTGCTTCTGGGGCGAACACTTTGACTTTCATCATTTGCCTTCTGTCAACACAATACAAGTTAACTTGTACAGGGAGGCCGACCGGAAGAAGAAGCGAGACAAAAATGTTCTAATCG GTTCCGTCAGCATACCGGTGCACAACGTGACGTCGCGTTATTTGACAGAAAAATGGTACCCGGTGGTCGGGGACAAGGGTCCTTTAAAGGAACCACCGACGCTTAGGGTGAAATGCCGGTTCCAATCCGTGGACATACTACCCGTGCAGGTGTACCAGGAATTTCTGGAATACCTGAAGTCAGACTACAAGTCACTATGCGAGAAATTAGAGCCGGTGATTGCTGTGAAAGCGAAAGAGGACATCGCCACCGCGTTGGTGGCAGTCATGCAACGGGAAAAGAAAGCGCCACAGTTTCTTGCTGACTTGGTTATGATGGACATACACAGAATAG ACGACGAGAGGCTCACCTTTCGAGGAAATTCCTTAGCCACGAAGGCGATGGAGGCCTACCTGAAGTTGACGGGCGACAGGTACCTGCAGGAGACGTTGGGTGCGGTGGTCAGGGGCGCAGTAGAGGGTGGCGACTGCGAGGTGGACCCGTTGAAGGTTGCGTCGGTGGCGGCCCTGCACAAACAACAGCAGAATTTACGGAACGCGGTGGACTTGGCTTGGGGCAAGATACTGGGTAGCCACACGCACTTCCCCCTCGAATTACGCGAGTGCTTCCGTATATTCCGCGAACGGTTGGCCGACATGGGCCGCGAGGACATCGCAGACAACCTAATCTCCGCGAACATATTTCTTAGATTCCTGTGCCCAGCTATTCTCAGTCCATCTCTCTTCAACATCACCCACG AATATCCGAACGAAAAGGCAGCGAGGAATCTCACCCTCGTGGCCAAGACTCTCCAAACGCTCGCGAACTTCACGAGATTCCAAGGGAAAGAGAATTTTATGGAATTCATGAATGACCTTCTAGAGCGGGAGGCTGCCTCCATGAAAAACTTCCTCCAGCTGATCAGC AGCCCTCTACCAAAGGACGCACCAGCCAACAATTCTCTGGAATTCGACGGCTACATCGATCTGGGCAAGCAATTATCCCTGTTGCACGCGCTGCTGCGGGAGAGTTTAGTCTCGATATCATCTTCCTCGTCATCACTGCCCCCGTCCAGGCTGCCGGAGATCCTTGAAAGGATTTCTATGGCGCTGGATCAACCGGGTCCAAGTCCAGTGCCAACATCGCATCGCTACCCCAACCTGCAGAACAACATTTTCCGCTACAACGACCCTACGATTGCGAACAGCAACACGAATCTCTCAGTCTCAGCAACGTCGACGTTGAGCAACCACAGCACCCTGAACGGGACAATCAGGGACAGCAACGAGGTGTTGCAGTCGAACACCCTCGGCCACAACAGCTCTCGCAGCCCCAACGTTGCCAGGGCTGCCACTCTTCCTCGGAACGCTTACATGCCGGCCAACGGGAAGCTTCAGCTGCAGATCACCACGGACGATTATCCTCTAGAACCACCAGCCTTTGTGTCTCGTTCACCAACGCCGATCGTCAGACAGCACCGAGGAATCGGGACCAACAGGGCCGCCGCGGGATACAGACTGACCGCCAGCGCTAGTTTGGCGAACGTGAACCACTGCCAGACGCATCCCACCAGCCCCACGAGATCCGAGAGCCACAGCAACCTGAAGGACTCGAACTACAACATCACCACGTCCCAGAACAACCAGCCGAACATCTGCACCATCGTCTCccagcagcaacagcagaaCCACAGACACAACATGGCCAGACTGCAAAACCTGGACATCCACGACAGAGAGGACAACTATAACCACAACAACTACAACGTCTCCAGATCGGCGAGCAGAAACCACTGCAACAAAGAGGAGAACGCTAACCAGACCCAGCATCAGAACTACAACAACGTCTCGAAGACCACGGTGAACGCCAACGTGGTGGTGAACCCGTCATCCAATCTGACACTGTCCATCAACCATCAACCGAATAACAATTACAACAACAGCAAGACCAACAACACGACTGCCAATGGGAACCTGGACGAGCTGTCCGACCTGCTAAGGTACGCCGACGACGAGGTCTCCGAGTCGAAGTCGCAGAAGGGCTCTCAGATCTCCATTTCCCAGTTGAGCAACGTTGCTTCCTCAGGATATCAGAGCTTCGCTGCTTACAGTCAGAGCTCCAGCCCGGTCGACCTCAGCAGCAATAACGCAAACGCTCATATACTCAGCGCTGCGCCGTTGGCTTTCGCCAATCCTGTTTACCACATGGAACCGAACCATGGAAGAAGCGGCAGGAGAGGAAGCAGTAGTTCCGAAGAAAGGGATGGAAGCGGCGGTGGGGTGGAAGGAGTACGAGGCGTTGACCTAAGTCCCTCTCCACCACCGCAGAACAACGTCAGGAATTTGCAGAGGAATAATCAGAACCAGTGGAGGCAAAATAACCAGACGCATCGGAATAACTCGGAGCAGAATCAAAACGTCTGTTGCACGAAGCTCAGGAGGAGGCTGTCGTTGGACTCGACGAGAGACCTGTCCGATACCAGCGAAGAAGAGAGCTGCACCACTAGGAGGAGCAAGTCGCGAAGTCACCGTAGCATCGATCAG TACGAAGTTGAAATCGAGAGGCTGCAGAGTAGCGTAGATCGACTGAGGGCCCGGTTAGGCGCAACCGAGGATACCGATATAGACGGCGTTGCATCGGATACCAAGATGAAGAGCATCATTTCCAG GTTAATCTCCGTGGAGGAGGAGCTGCGTCGCGAGCAACAGAAGATGTCGGCCGCGTTGTCGTACAAGCAGCGCGTGATCGACGCGCAGGAACAGCAAATAGCCGCCCTGGACGCCGCGAATTCGCGTCTGATGACTTCAAATACAAGACTGTTGTCCGCATTGAGCACCCTGAAGCAACGGTACAACGCGAAGAGCCAGCCGAGCAGTGAGGCAGCCGCGTTGCTGCAGAACATCGCCGACATCGGCGAGCTGAAGAGCTCGTCCTGTTGA